In Janibacter cremeus, a genomic segment contains:
- a CDS encoding ABC transporter ATP-binding protein has translation MISVENLTKRYGGLVAVDDITFQARPGSVTGFLGPNGAGKSTAMRMMTGLTPPTSGRATVLGRAYKELPTPGRHVGVMLDASAQHPGRTGREVLRLAAMHLGLGNDEVRQSLGRVGLTEKESARRVRNYSLGMRQRLGLAAALLGRPQVLILDEPANGLDPQGIHWMRGLLRDFADAGGTVLLSSHLLSEVQVIADEIVMIGHGRIVTRGRTSELLDARGTRVRSLDDARLATALEVAGHTVTTDRSGLVVPAPPEDVGRVALEAGVVLLELRAGGAGGLEEMFLEITAADAREGVAA, from the coding sequence ATGATCTCGGTAGAGAACCTCACCAAGCGCTACGGCGGTCTCGTCGCCGTCGACGACATCACCTTTCAGGCCCGACCCGGCAGTGTCACCGGGTTCCTGGGACCCAACGGTGCCGGCAAGTCCACCGCGATGCGGATGATGACGGGTCTGACTCCCCCCACGAGCGGCCGGGCCACTGTGCTCGGGCGCGCCTACAAGGAGTTGCCCACCCCGGGCCGGCACGTGGGCGTCATGCTGGATGCCTCCGCGCAGCACCCGGGTCGCACCGGTCGTGAGGTGCTGCGACTGGCGGCCATGCACCTCGGGCTCGGCAACGACGAGGTCCGCCAGTCCCTGGGCCGCGTCGGCCTCACCGAGAAGGAGTCGGCCCGGCGAGTGCGCAACTACTCGCTCGGGATGCGTCAGCGACTGGGTCTGGCGGCAGCGCTGCTCGGACGCCCGCAGGTGCTCATCCTCGACGAGCCGGCCAACGGGCTCGACCCGCAGGGCATCCACTGGATGCGTGGACTGCTGCGCGACTTCGCGGACGCCGGCGGTACCGTGCTGCTCTCCTCGCACCTGCTCAGCGAGGTGCAGGTCATCGCCGACGAGATCGTGATGATCGGCCACGGCCGGATCGTCACCCGGGGGCGCACGAGCGAGCTGCTCGATGCCCGCGGGACCCGGGTGCGCTCGCTCGATGATGCCCGGCTGGCCACTGCCCTGGAGGTGGCCGGCCACACCGTGACCACCGACCGGTCCGGTCTCGTGGTCCCAGCACCGCCCGAGGACGTCGGGCGGGTCGCGCTGGAGGCCGGAGTCGTCCTGCTCGAGCTGCGCGCCGGTGGAGCCGGCGGCCTGGAGGAGATGTTCCTGGAGATCACCGCCGCCGACGCACGCGAAGGAGTAGCGGCATGA
- the pyrR gene encoding bifunctional pyr operon transcriptional regulator/uracil phosphoribosyltransferase PyrR — MCPDSPPPQAPDQSPPNREVLSAGDISRALRRIAHEVVERNKGAGNVVLLGIPSRGVELARRLGALIAEIEGSEVPVGSLDVTMYRDDLRGRPTKTPHQTHFPSSGVDDRVVVLVDDVLYSGRTVRAALDALADYGRPRAVRLAVLVDRGHRELPIRADHVGKNLPTSHSERVTVRLTGHDDVDDSVTISRREG, encoded by the coding sequence ATGTGTCCGGACTCGCCGCCCCCGCAGGCCCCCGACCAGTCCCCGCCCAACCGCGAGGTCCTCAGCGCCGGTGACATCTCCCGAGCGCTGCGCCGCATCGCCCACGAGGTCGTCGAGCGCAACAAGGGGGCCGGCAACGTCGTCCTCCTGGGCATCCCCAGCCGCGGTGTAGAGCTCGCCCGCCGCCTGGGCGCCCTCATCGCCGAGATCGAGGGCAGTGAGGTGCCCGTCGGCTCGCTCGACGTGACGATGTACCGGGACGACCTGCGAGGTCGTCCGACGAAGACCCCGCACCAGACCCACTTCCCCTCCTCCGGTGTCGACGACCGCGTGGTGGTCCTCGTCGACGACGTGCTCTACTCCGGACGCACCGTGCGGGCCGCCCTCGATGCGCTGGCCGACTACGGCCGGCCACGAGCCGTGCGACTGGCCGTGCTCGTCGACCGAGGTCACCGAGAGCTTCCGATCCGTGCCGACCACGTCGGCAAGAACCTCCCCACCTCCCACTCCGAGCGGGTGACGGTCCGCCTGACCGGCCATGACGACGTCGACGACTCCGTGACGATCTCCAGGAGGGAGGGATGA
- a CDS encoding FMN-binding glutamate synthase family protein has protein sequence MKSKAILTTLAAGTIGIAARDLLQKKHALSRNFPVIANARYLLEKIGPELRQYIVTSNDEERPFSRDQRSWVYASSKRQNNYTGFGTDNDVEHLDGYAIFKHRTFSDVAASSSVTDSDRITLPSAKVLGAPRGRRHAFRPESVVNISAMSFGSLSGNAITALNKGAKQAGIMHNTGEGSLSPYHRQGGDLIFQIGTAYFGCRDDNGRFDLAMLKDVVQSAPVKAIEIKLSQGAKPGLGGHLPSEKISEEIARTRGIPMDRDCASPARHSEFHDVDSMLDFVELIAQETGLPVGIKSAVGGTGLWEGLVEQMADGQRGVDYIQIDGGEGGTGAAPLVFSDAVALPYRLAFTRVYSLFAQAGMTDRVTWIGSGKLGLPENALVAFALGADMVSVAREAMLSVGCIQAQKCHTDRCPTGVATQNPWLERGLDPTLKANRLDNYVRTLRRDLLKVSEACGVWHPGLLTVDDIEILDGHRSAVPLGDIYGYQNGWGTLNESDAAQIVDLMSSTATHGETRRHPEATLV, from the coding sequence ATGAAGTCCAAGGCCATCCTCACCACGCTCGCTGCCGGAACCATCGGGATCGCCGCCCGCGACCTGCTCCAGAAGAAGCATGCGCTCAGTCGCAACTTCCCCGTCATCGCCAACGCTCGCTACCTGCTGGAGAAGATCGGGCCAGAACTGCGGCAGTACATCGTCACCAGCAACGACGAGGAGCGGCCCTTCAGCCGGGACCAACGCTCCTGGGTGTACGCCTCGTCGAAGAGGCAGAACAACTACACCGGCTTCGGCACCGACAACGACGTCGAGCACCTCGATGGCTACGCGATCTTCAAGCACCGCACCTTTTCGGACGTCGCCGCCTCCAGCTCGGTCACCGACTCCGATCGCATCACGCTCCCGTCCGCGAAGGTCCTCGGGGCGCCCAGGGGACGCCGACATGCCTTCCGCCCCGAGTCCGTGGTCAACATCTCCGCGATGAGCTTCGGCTCCCTCTCCGGCAATGCCATCACCGCGCTGAACAAGGGCGCCAAGCAGGCCGGGATCATGCACAACACCGGCGAGGGCTCGCTCTCCCCCTACCACCGCCAGGGCGGCGACCTGATCTTCCAGATCGGCACCGCCTACTTCGGGTGCCGCGACGACAACGGCCGCTTCGATCTGGCCATGCTCAAGGACGTCGTCCAGTCCGCACCGGTCAAGGCGATCGAGATCAAGCTGAGTCAGGGCGCCAAACCCGGCTTGGGCGGGCACCTTCCCTCGGAGAAGATCTCCGAGGAGATCGCGCGCACCCGCGGCATCCCCATGGACCGGGATTGCGCCAGCCCGGCCCGGCACAGCGAGTTCCACGACGTCGACTCCATGCTCGACTTCGTCGAGCTGATCGCGCAGGAGACCGGCCTGCCCGTCGGGATCAAGTCCGCGGTCGGTGGCACGGGTCTGTGGGAAGGCCTGGTCGAGCAGATGGCAGACGGCCAGCGGGGCGTGGACTACATCCAGATCGACGGCGGCGAAGGGGGGACCGGGGCGGCCCCTCTCGTCTTCTCGGACGCGGTGGCCCTGCCCTACCGGCTGGCCTTCACGCGGGTCTACTCCCTCTTCGCGCAGGCCGGCATGACCGACCGGGTCACCTGGATCGGCAGCGGGAAGCTCGGCCTGCCCGAGAACGCCCTCGTGGCCTTCGCCCTCGGGGCCGACATGGTCAGCGTCGCGCGCGAGGCCATGCTCTCCGTCGGCTGCATCCAGGCACAGAAGTGCCACACCGACCGCTGCCCCACCGGCGTCGCCACGCAGAACCCGTGGCTGGAGCGTGGACTCGACCCGACGTTGAAGGCCAACCGTCTCGACAACTACGTGCGCACCCTGCGCCGTGACCTGCTCAAGGTCTCAGAGGCGTGCGGGGTCTGGCATCCGGGCCTGCTCACCGTCGATGACATCGAGATCCTCGACGGTCATCGCTCGGCGGTCCCGCTCGGCGACATCTACGGGTACCAGAACGGCTGGGGCACCCTCAACGAGTCGGATGCTGCGCAGATCGTCGACCTCATGTCCAGCACGGCCACCCATGGCGAGACGCGCCGTCATCCCGAGGCCACCCTCGTCTGA
- a CDS encoding aspartate carbamoyltransferase catalytic subunit: MTRHLLSVADLDDDALRSVLSTATEMHDVQHRAVKKIPTLRGRTVINLFFEDSTRTRSSFEIAGKWMSADTINITGKGSSASKGESLRDTVRTIAAMGVDAIVMRHQASGAAHQVADWFDESGVATSVLNAGDGTHEHPTQALLDAYTLERRLGSLEGKRIAIVGDITHSRVFRSNVLALPRLGAHVTVVAPPTLMPSGVTAWAAADGFALADDLDEVIDSGVDALMMLRVQRERMAGGFFPTPREYTVGYGLTRDRLAALTAHNPDAVICHPGPMNRGLEIAADAADAASSLVLDQVSAGVAVRMSVLYHLLASDGTVEGADLRREGRATKGSHA, translated from the coding sequence ATGACCCGACACCTGCTGTCCGTCGCCGACCTGGACGACGATGCCCTCCGCTCCGTGCTCTCGACCGCAACCGAGATGCACGACGTGCAGCACCGTGCGGTCAAGAAGATCCCGACCCTGCGCGGACGCACCGTGATCAACCTCTTCTTCGAGGACTCCACCCGCACCCGGTCCTCCTTCGAGATCGCCGGCAAGTGGATGAGCGCGGACACGATCAACATCACCGGGAAGGGGTCGTCGGCCTCCAAGGGTGAGTCCCTGCGTGACACCGTGCGTACCATCGCCGCGATGGGCGTGGACGCGATCGTCATGCGCCACCAGGCATCCGGGGCCGCCCACCAGGTCGCAGACTGGTTCGACGAGTCCGGGGTCGCGACCTCGGTCCTCAACGCCGGTGACGGTACCCACGAGCACCCCACCCAGGCCCTCCTGGACGCCTACACCCTCGAGCGGCGGCTCGGCTCGCTCGAGGGGAAGCGGATCGCGATCGTCGGTGACATCACCCACTCACGGGTCTTTCGTTCCAACGTGCTCGCCCTGCCACGGCTCGGTGCGCACGTCACCGTGGTCGCACCGCCCACGCTCATGCCCAGCGGGGTCACCGCCTGGGCCGCAGCCGACGGCTTCGCCCTCGCCGACGACCTCGATGAGGTCATCGACTCGGGCGTCGACGCGCTGATGATGCTGCGGGTGCAGCGCGAGCGCATGGCCGGCGGGTTCTTCCCCACGCCCCGCGAGTACACGGTCGGCTACGGACTCACCCGTGATCGGCTCGCGGCACTGACGGCGCACAACCCGGATGCGGTCATCTGCCACCCCGGCCCGATGAACCGCGGCCTGGAGATCGCCGCCGACGCCGCCGACGCGGCCAGCAGTCTCGTGCTCGACCAGGTCAGCGCCGGTGTCGCCGTGCGGATGAGTGTCCTGTACCACCTCCTCGCCTCGGACGGCACCGTCGAAGGCGCCGACCTGAGGCGCGAGGGACGAGCCACGAAGGGGAGCCACGCATGA
- the nusB gene encoding transcription antitermination factor NusB, producing the protein MSARTKARKRAIDLLFEAESRELNAGELAQERAERPVTPAPLNPYTITAVRGIVAHWSDINDALTTYSQGWSLARMPDVDRAILRLGAWEILYCDDVPDEVAVSEAVALATQLSTDESPRFINGLLARIVEVKPTLV; encoded by the coding sequence GTGAGCGCACGCACCAAGGCCCGCAAGCGGGCCATCGACCTGCTCTTCGAGGCGGAGTCGCGAGAGCTCAACGCCGGTGAGCTGGCACAGGAGCGGGCCGAGCGGCCCGTGACCCCGGCGCCGCTGAACCCGTACACGATCACCGCGGTCCGGGGGATCGTCGCGCACTGGAGCGACATCAACGACGCCCTGACGACCTACAGCCAGGGCTGGAGCCTGGCGCGGATGCCCGACGTGGACCGCGCGATCCTTCGCCTTGGTGCCTGGGAGATCCTGTACTGCGACGACGTGCCCGACGAGGTCGCCGTCAGCGAGGCCGTCGCCCTGGCCACGCAGCTGAGCACCGATGAGTCCCCCCGCTTCATCAACGGTCTGCTCGCGCGGATCGTCGAGGTCAAGCCCACGCTCGTCTGA
- a CDS encoding dihydroorotase translates to MRGHNDLLVTGAAVLGGERADVLVRGGLVVAVGPEATADTAGSGTDVERVDADGLVLLPGFVDLHTHLREPGREDAETVRSGSAAAAAGGFTAILAMANTTPVTDTGEAAEHVLDLGVAAGLADVRPIGAVTKGLQGVELAELGMMHRSRARVRVFSDDGRCVHDSRVMRRALEYVRAFDAVVSQHAQDPALAGPSACCHEGEISGRLGLTGWPAVAESSIIARDAELALHTGSRVHVAHVTTAEGVEAVRWAKRRGARITAEVTPHHLLLTTDLLRSYDPVYKVNPPLRPQEDVDALREALVDGTIDAVATDHAPHARHDKEHAFPDAAFGMLGLETAFSVVHDVMVASGRMDWAMLIERMSTGPARIAGLADHGQTIRPGSPANLVLVDPGAEVTVDPGASLSLSRNTPFAGRTLTGRVRTTILNGRITAADGEVRP, encoded by the coding sequence ATGAGGGGCCACAACGACCTCCTCGTCACCGGAGCGGCCGTTCTCGGCGGCGAGCGCGCCGATGTCCTCGTCCGCGGCGGCCTCGTCGTCGCCGTGGGCCCAGAAGCCACGGCGGACACCGCCGGCAGCGGGACCGACGTCGAGCGCGTCGACGCCGACGGCCTGGTGCTGCTGCCCGGTTTCGTCGACCTGCACACCCACCTGCGCGAGCCGGGCCGTGAGGACGCCGAGACCGTGCGGTCCGGGTCCGCTGCCGCGGCAGCCGGAGGCTTCACCGCCATCCTCGCGATGGCCAACACCACACCCGTGACCGACACCGGTGAGGCGGCCGAGCACGTCCTCGATCTCGGTGTGGCTGCCGGTCTGGCCGACGTACGACCGATCGGCGCCGTGACCAAGGGCCTCCAGGGGGTCGAGCTGGCCGAGCTGGGGATGATGCACCGCTCCCGGGCCCGGGTGCGCGTCTTCTCCGACGACGGCAGGTGCGTCCACGACTCCCGCGTGATGCGTCGTGCCCTGGAGTACGTGCGGGCCTTCGACGCAGTGGTCTCCCAGCACGCCCAGGACCCGGCACTCGCCGGACCGAGCGCCTGCTGCCACGAGGGCGAGATCAGCGGCAGGCTCGGTCTGACCGGGTGGCCCGCGGTGGCCGAGTCCAGCATCATCGCGCGGGATGCGGAGCTTGCGCTGCACACCGGCTCGCGGGTCCACGTCGCGCACGTGACGACGGCCGAGGGAGTGGAGGCCGTGCGGTGGGCCAAGCGGCGTGGGGCCCGAATCACCGCCGAGGTGACGCCGCACCACCTCCTCCTGACGACCGACCTGCTGCGCAGCTACGACCCGGTGTACAAGGTCAACCCGCCGCTGCGTCCCCAGGAGGACGTCGACGCCCTGCGCGAGGCGCTCGTCGACGGGACGATCGACGCGGTCGCCACCGACCACGCGCCGCATGCCCGGCACGACAAGGAGCACGCCTTCCCCGACGCGGCCTTCGGGATGCTCGGTCTGGAGACGGCCTTCAGCGTCGTGCACGACGTGATGGTCGCCTCCGGCCGCATGGACTGGGCGATGCTCATCGAGCGGATGTCCACCGGCCCCGCCCGCATCGCGGGGCTGGCCGATCACGGGCAGACGATCCGCCCGGGCTCACCCGCCAACCTCGTCCTCGTCGACCCCGGTGCCGAGGTCACGGTCGACCCCGGCGCGTCGCTGTCGCTGTCCCGCAACACCCCCTTCGCCGGACGGACCCTCACCGGTCGCGTCCGCACCACGATCCTGAACGGCCGCATCACGGCAGCCGACGGAGAGGTTCGCCCATGA
- a CDS encoding GNAT family N-acetyltransferase, protein MPSPHTLVKPVAPGDPALAALAALEDAAGEMIAEVMDTSHRAAAPSGEQRLERPGFVLVAGDPPVGFTHVLDLDGHAHLDQLSVHPDSMRRGIGRELVTAALVEAARRGHDELTVCTYAEIVWDGPFYRQLGFREIEEVTAPEPVRATRARERAAGLDAGGRRIIMRVPLARTVVEPRPAVSVIPVRDAAMGLEVFVQHRQATMDFAAGAVVFPGGRCDAADTVAGARIPLPADVVEDHVRRWAETSAGAGAREARTLLATGLRELQEETGMVAEPTALVPWDRWVTPEIVPKRFDVAFYVLHVPRDAASQPEHSTTEATHSGWESVTGLLAGLGTGRVTMLTPTRVIVEELAGLGSVDAIMALRPAITTVRDDRPDRRPRPGAEPRTVVRAPGQER, encoded by the coding sequence ATGCCATCCCCACACACGCTGGTGAAGCCAGTCGCACCGGGCGACCCGGCGCTCGCCGCCCTCGCCGCCCTCGAGGATGCCGCTGGAGAGATGATCGCCGAGGTCATGGACACCTCGCACCGGGCCGCGGCGCCATCGGGGGAACAGCGACTGGAGCGGCCGGGGTTCGTCCTCGTCGCCGGCGACCCACCGGTTGGGTTCACACACGTCCTCGACCTCGATGGCCACGCGCACCTCGACCAGCTGTCGGTGCACCCGGACAGCATGCGCAGGGGTATCGGGCGTGAACTCGTCACCGCCGCACTGGTAGAGGCGGCTCGTCGCGGTCACGACGAGCTGACTGTGTGCACCTACGCCGAGATCGTGTGGGACGGGCCCTTCTACCGCCAACTGGGGTTCCGTGAGATCGAGGAGGTCACTGCGCCCGAGCCGGTCCGGGCGACACGGGCGCGGGAACGCGCAGCCGGCCTCGATGCCGGAGGCCGTCGGATCATCATGCGTGTTCCCTTGGCGAGAACCGTCGTGGAACCCCGCCCCGCGGTCAGCGTCATCCCCGTTCGGGACGCGGCGATGGGGCTGGAGGTCTTCGTGCAACATCGGCAGGCCACCATGGATTTCGCAGCCGGCGCAGTGGTCTTTCCCGGGGGGCGGTGCGACGCGGCGGACACTGTTGCGGGGGCACGCATCCCCCTTCCCGCCGACGTGGTCGAGGACCACGTGCGGCGCTGGGCCGAGACCAGTGCCGGCGCCGGTGCCCGGGAGGCGCGGACACTGCTCGCGACGGGGTTGCGCGAGCTGCAGGAGGAGACCGGGATGGTGGCCGAGCCGACCGCCCTGGTGCCGTGGGACCGCTGGGTCACGCCCGAGATCGTCCCCAAGCGCTTCGACGTCGCCTTCTACGTGCTGCACGTTCCCCGGGATGCGGCGAGCCAACCAGAGCACTCCACGACCGAGGCCACCCATTCCGGGTGGGAGTCGGTGACCGGGCTGCTGGCGGGGTTGGGGACCGGGCGGGTGACGATGCTCACGCCGACCCGGGTCATCGTCGAGGAGCTCGCCGGGCTCGGATCCGTGGACGCCATCATGGCGCTGCGGCCGGCGATCACGACGGTGCGTGACGACCGGCCGGACAGGCGACCCCGGCCGGGCGCCGAACCACGGACCGTTGTGCGGGCGCCCGGGCAGGAGCGGTAG
- a CDS encoding AI-2E family transporter, translating into MIGEGLTWLARWSLRMLIVAAAAALAWWVLGALWVGVFPVLLALLVTSVMWPPTAWLRRHRVPSAVAAVIVLIGALAIFFGVLGAITPSLVSQSGELADSASKGLTDLQERAGQPPFNLDSATIDDGVESATEWLQARGGDIASGALAGASAVGGGLVTLILVLVLSFFFLKDGPQFLPFVRRVAGERAGAHLTEVASRSWTTLSGFIRTQALVSGVDAVFIGIGLVVLGVPLAFPLAILTFFAGFIPIVGAISLGALSVLVALVGKGTTTAVLVLVLIIVVQQLESNVLQPFLQGRSMQLHAGIILLSVAVGGTVFGIVGAFLAVPAAAVGAVIVRYLSEQANLRSGAVHPQDVRSETDEGWRAAERAERAYLQARSGTDQEPRPRAAADAHPTPPPGPLARLLDRLFS; encoded by the coding sequence GTGATCGGTGAGGGCCTCACGTGGCTCGCCCGCTGGTCCCTGCGGATGCTCATCGTTGCTGCTGCAGCCGCTCTCGCATGGTGGGTCCTCGGTGCCCTGTGGGTCGGCGTCTTCCCCGTGCTGCTGGCACTCCTGGTCACCAGCGTCATGTGGCCACCGACGGCGTGGCTGCGTCGTCACCGCGTGCCGTCGGCCGTGGCCGCCGTCATCGTCCTCATCGGCGCCCTGGCGATCTTCTTCGGTGTCCTCGGGGCGATCACCCCATCGCTGGTCAGCCAGTCCGGTGAGCTGGCCGACTCGGCGAGCAAAGGACTGACCGACTTGCAGGAGCGGGCGGGTCAACCTCCCTTCAACCTCGACAGCGCGACGATCGACGACGGGGTCGAGTCAGCCACGGAATGGCTCCAGGCCCGCGGCGGGGACATCGCCTCGGGTGCACTAGCGGGTGCCTCCGCGGTGGGTGGGGGACTGGTGACCCTCATCCTCGTGCTCGTTCTGTCGTTCTTTTTCCTCAAGGACGGGCCACAGTTCCTCCCCTTCGTCCGCCGAGTCGCCGGTGAGCGAGCCGGAGCCCACCTGACCGAGGTCGCCTCGCGATCATGGACCACCCTCAGCGGATTCATCCGTACCCAAGCTCTCGTCTCCGGGGTCGATGCCGTGTTCATCGGGATCGGTCTCGTCGTGCTCGGGGTGCCGCTGGCCTTCCCTCTGGCCATCCTGACCTTCTTCGCCGGCTTCATCCCCATCGTCGGTGCCATCTCCCTGGGAGCACTCTCGGTCCTCGTCGCCCTCGTGGGGAAGGGGACGACGACCGCCGTCCTGGTCCTCGTGCTCATCATCGTGGTGCAGCAGTTGGAGAGCAATGTGCTCCAGCCCTTCCTGCAGGGCCGCTCGATGCAGCTGCATGCCGGCATCATCCTGCTCTCCGTCGCCGTCGGTGGCACGGTCTTCGGCATCGTCGGGGCCTTCCTCGCTGTGCCGGCCGCTGCCGTCGGCGCTGTCATCGTGCGTTACCTCAGCGAGCAGGCGAACCTGAGGTCCGGGGCCGTGCACCCGCAGGATGTGCGCTCGGAGACCGATGAGGGGTGGCGGGCGGCTGAGCGAGCTGAGCGGGCGTACCTGCAGGCGCGGTCCGGGACCGACCAGGAGCCCCGTCCCCGAGCGGCGGCCGACGCGCACCCGACGCCACCACCCGGACCGCTTGCGCGGCTCCTCGACCGCCTTTTCAGTTGA
- a CDS encoding ABC transporter permease, with translation MSAITAPTTDVPPTLPVLEDVGKVSFLRLVAIELRKSVNTRAGMWLMIVMAGISLVVVGAFAIWGPDEGRTFATFLGLTGTPLMMLLPIVGIMLATQEWSTRTGLVTFTLEPRRGLVVAAKLVASIVLGLLVLAAAFVAAGLVTTLVGGQWSLAGVSVGGMVLAMVIFVLQGAGFGLAFLNTPFAIVASLVLPTAWTIAIGLITALRDVAPWLNLEQPVGLLLSGAGMTGENWAQLGTASLVWVGLPIAVGTWRVLTREVK, from the coding sequence ATGAGCGCCATCACCGCACCCACCACCGACGTACCACCCACGCTGCCCGTCCTCGAGGACGTCGGGAAGGTCTCCTTCCTGCGGCTCGTGGCCATCGAGCTGCGCAAGTCGGTCAACACCCGCGCCGGGATGTGGCTGATGATCGTCATGGCGGGCATCTCGCTCGTCGTCGTGGGCGCCTTCGCCATCTGGGGGCCGGACGAGGGGCGCACGTTCGCGACCTTCCTCGGCCTCACCGGCACCCCCCTGATGATGCTGCTGCCGATCGTGGGCATCATGCTCGCCACCCAGGAGTGGAGCACGCGCACCGGGCTGGTCACCTTCACCCTGGAGCCGCGTCGCGGCCTGGTCGTCGCCGCGAAGCTGGTCGCCTCGATCGTCCTCGGCCTCCTCGTCCTCGCTGCGGCCTTCGTCGCCGCCGGGCTCGTCACGACCCTCGTGGGGGGGCAGTGGAGCCTGGCGGGGGTGTCCGTCGGCGGCATGGTGCTGGCGATGGTCATCTTCGTCCTGCAGGGCGCCGGCTTCGGTCTGGCCTTCCTCAACACCCCGTTCGCCATCGTGGCCTCGCTCGTGCTGCCGACCGCGTGGACCATCGCCATCGGCCTGATCACGGCGCTGCGTGACGTCGCCCCCTGGCTCAACCTCGAGCAGCCGGTCGGTCTGCTCCTCTCGGGTGCCGGCATGACCGGGGAGAACTGGGCGCAGCTGGGCACCGCGAGCCTGGTCTGGGTCGGGTTGCCGATCGCCGTCGGGACCTGGCGGGTGCTCACCCGCGAGGTGAAGTAG
- the efp gene encoding elongation factor P — translation MASTNDLKNGMVLNLEGQLWTVVEFQHVKPGKGPAFVRTKLKNVTSGKSIDKTFNAGTKVETSNVDKQTMQYLYNDGTDFIFMDPGTFDQIPVTPEVMGEASKFLLENNEAVVARHEGNVLYVELPPSVELEITYTEPGLQGDRSTGGSKSATVETGAEISVPLFLEQGTRVKVDTRDGSYLGRVN, via the coding sequence GTGGCATCGACGAACGACCTCAAGAACGGCATGGTCCTCAACCTCGAGGGGCAGCTGTGGACCGTCGTGGAGTTCCAGCACGTCAAGCCCGGCAAGGGGCCGGCCTTCGTGCGCACGAAGCTGAAGAACGTCACCAGCGGCAAGAGCATCGACAAGACCTTCAACGCGGGCACCAAGGTCGAGACGTCGAACGTCGACAAGCAGACGATGCAGTACCTCTACAACGACGGCACCGACTTCATCTTCATGGATCCGGGCACCTTCGACCAGATCCCGGTCACGCCGGAGGTCATGGGAGAGGCCAGCAAGTTCCTCCTCGAGAACAACGAGGCGGTCGTGGCCAGGCACGAGGGCAACGTCCTCTACGTGGAGCTGCCGCCGTCGGTCGAGCTCGAGATCACCTACACCGAGCCGGGCCTGCAGGGTGACCGCTCCACGGGTGGGTCCAAGTCGGCCACTGTCGAGACCGGCGCCGAGATCTCGGTGCCGCTCTTCCTCGAGCAGGGCACTCGCGTGAAGGTCGACACCCGCGACGGCTCCTACCTCGGTCGCGTGAACTGA